The DNA segment GAAGCATCGACAATGGGCCGAGTACCACTCGCTCTTCGCGGATGTAGAGGAGGCTTgtcgggggtggggggcttcggaggcgtgcgtggcgcgcgACGTGCACGCGGCTTTGACAAGCGGTTCCAGCGTACAGCTACGCACGGGGGTTCACGCGAGCGTGCTACAGAGACTGGAACTGCATATCCTGCTCAGCCCTCGCTTTCGCAAGCTTGACAGtttcgcggcggcggagcaggcCGCCTTTTCAGCCCACTGCCCCGCCCGCTCTTGGCGTgagtgtgtggaggagggtatggtgcgcgtggtggtgctgcctcCCACCGGACTCACTCCAGCGAAGCTTGACACGCTCGTCCGACAGCATTTCCTGACCCCTGCGCTTTGCGATGTGCCCCTTGCAGAATGCTGCACGGTGAGCGAGGCTCGCAGCATCACCGCTGACCTACAGGTGGTTCACGTGACGTCCACCTTCAACCCATTCGTGGTggtgcacggcagccgcgtaTCAAGCGGTTTTGCCGGTGATGTGCCATATTTTCGTTCCCTGCAGCATGAGCGCGACCGTCTCGTCACGGATCGCACCGATGCGCAGCTCCGGCAAGGCCTCCACGAGGCACCGTCGCGCGGCATCAGTGGCGCTGCCAACGACTTCGTGAGCcttccgtcgtcgtcgcagccgccgcagagaGCACCGTTGAGGATAACTGGCGATGCAGCAATAGCCGCCTTCCACCGAGCCCTCATCTCGGCGCTGGCCGTGAGCCCTCTCACGCGGGCGGAGATACAGCACCACCCGGCGATGCGAGAGTACAGGGACGCGGCCAATTACGAGGCCGTTCTCAAGGTGGCACTCAAGGAGCATGCAGAGTTCAAGGGGCGAAAGTACCAGTTGCGCAACTGAGGTGATGCCGAAATCGCGGTGGACGGGCTAGTGCccagaggtggtggtgacgctgATGGGTGCTAGGAGGTGcccagctctgccgccgtggctgcttTCCTTCCTGAGACTTTCACGCCTGTGCAGGCATAGGCACGCAGGCCGGCACGCGTCGGAAGCATCGGGTAAAGGACACGCGTGCATCACAGAACACCGCGTACTCACAGAATTGATTCCTTTCATGCTGTCCATTCTCTGTCACGGTGCATCGGAGCTTAGCTGCACTCCACGCTATGCCGGGCCCTGTCACGGGcacatcgcgtggtgccaagcagccctgcacacacacgccctacagcaacgcgccggctcagccatccgagcacggcccccgccTCATactccacaccaccgccgcgctctgcaggtcgccgcacacccgcacccgtCACGCCGGCGCCCACCTGCTGTGCATCCCCGTAGGGGTGGCACACAggcccccccctccccccgcaccAGCAACGGCAGTCGGGGCCGGGTGCAATGCGTTCCAGCCACGCCGACACCCTGCCTACCACATGGacggcacaagcgtgttcgctgtcgcgggccaccccgacgcaacgccacccAGGGCCCCACCGCCGACACATCAGTGTGGCCATGCATCGCacagacccccccccccccgccgccccccNNNNNNNNNNNNNNNNNNNNNNNNNNNNNNNNNNNNNNNNNNNNNNNNNNNNNNNNNNNNNNNNNNNNNNNNNNNNNNNNNNNNNNNNNNNNNNNNNNNAGGCACTCTCGGCCCTTGTCACCACGAGAAGTGGGGCTCCGGCgctggcaggggataggagggggcgggggagagggagccgCCTGGGCATACACCGCATACGGTGTGGGGTGTGCTGGGCGCTGAGGTACCACGCAGAGTGAGGGGTGTCCCTCTGGTCAGCAGGGCATTCGCAAAGGGCAGTAAGAAAGCAAACCGATGGAAAAAGACTATCCTTTGGTGCACGAACGTACGTTGCTGGGTTCCGTCTTCGCGAAGGTGTTCGAGGCTTACATAATGGAAAGTATGACTCCTTCTCGGCCACCTTCTTCCACAAACCCGTAGGCGGAGCGGATGCAGGGAACGCTCCCGTGTGTGTAGCCGTTCTTTTCTCTTGCGCGGGTCTGCGACCCACCTTGGGGCGATGCCGAGCCGCACGCACCTGCCATGCAATTTCCACAATCATGCTCACCGTTCTCCGTTTTGCCGACTCCACTGATCCACCGCTCATGCCGCACTCGCTCTCACTGTCTGTCGCATTCCCGCCTGCCCATCTTTTGCTCGTTTcggggcgtgtgtgtgtttgtttgtttgtgtgcggCACGTCCATCCTGCTCCGTGAGCACCTTTCAGTCCTCCACTGCGGTGGCCTCCGCACTCGCTGCTCACCGTTGTCGCATCCTAACTCGTTCTTCTCTCTTACAGTGAAGACTTGTAGTGGGTACAAGGCACCGTAGCTTGCTACTGCGCAAGCTCGTGCGccgtacgtgtgcgtgtcgggCTACCCTGTTTGCGTGCGCTGATAGAGAGAGCGTCACCCAGGTGGAGTGTGAACCTTtcgcctttcctttttttgtttgtgtgtgttttgtcGCTGTGACTCGGGCGTCGTTCTCTTATCGCGGGGAAGGGgccgacacacgcgcgcagcgcccACGCGTGTCCTCCGCACGAGCCGCACGCCCcgtcttttctttcgctcttTGACGGCATCACCTGCTATTTCTCGTTCGCCGTCGGCGGGATGGGCAAAGGCGCGCGATcgaagcgcagcacgcgcccgTACGCGAAGAGGCAGCACGTGCTGGAGAGCAAGGCGCAGGAGGTGGACCCGGCGTTGCTGGAGCGTTACCGCAACACACAGCAACCGATTCGTAAGTCGCAGCTCTTCACTGAGATCTTGAAGCAAAAGAAGGACACGAAGCGAGCGCGTCGCGAGTCTCGCGAAAACGAACGCCGCCACCTCAAAGATAAGGCACCTGTCAAGGCGACCCCCAAAACGAAGGAGCGCAAGCGCAGAGCCGATGTCACCATCATTGAGAACAAGGAAGACGCTGAGATCATCAATGACGAGGCCGACGACGAGTTTGCTGCATTCTTTCGCGACCGCAAGAACCCCAAGACGCTCATCACCACTGGCGAGCACCCGTGCTTCCGCACCAAGCAGCTCGTAAAGGAGCTCCTGTGGCTGGTGCCCAACAGCATCTACCGCCCGCGCAAGTCGTACACACTGAAGGAGATTACTCTGTTCTGCTGCAATCGCGAGTTCACAGACCTCCTTGTCGTGACGGATCGCATTAAGGAGCCGTACAACTTGATCGTCTCGCACCTCCCCGAGGGGCCGACGGCCACCTTTCGCGTTTCCAACTTTTTAAGCTACACCCAGCTGGAGGACCCTGCGCCGCGGACGGAGCACTACCCGGAGCTCATCTTCAAGAACTTTGACACGCGACTCGGACGCCGCATCTCCCGCATGCTGGAGTGCCTCTTTCCCGCCACTCGAGACTACGCtggccgcgccgtcgcgacGTTTCACAATCAGCGCGACTACATATTTCTCCGCACTCACCGCTACATCTTCGACGGCCTTGAGGCGGTGCGTCTGCAGGAGAT comes from the Leishmania donovani BPK282A1 complete genome, chromosome 27 genome and includes:
- a CDS encoding RNA processing factor 1, putative translates to MGKGARSKRSTRPYAKRQHVLESKAQEVDPALLERYRNTQQPIRKSQLFTEILKQKKDTKRARRESRENERRHLKDKAPVKATPKTKERKRRADVTIIENKEDAEIINDEADDEFAAFFRDRKNPKTLITTGEHPCFRTKQLVKELLWLVPNSIYRPRKSYTLKEITLFCCNREFTDLLVVTDRIKEPYNLIVSHLPEGPTATFRVSNFLSYTQLEDPAPRTEHYPELIFKNFDTRLGRRISRMLECLFPATRDYAGRAVATFHNQRDYIFLRTHRYIFDGLEAVRLQEMGPRFTLRLLSLQSGTFDRQFGEYEWYRKKEHDADTLEWYM